From the genome of Bacillus oleivorans, one region includes:
- a CDS encoding HAD family hydrolase: MNYIWFDLGYTLVHTNREERFQLLLEKSGIHKSADEIALAYHLADKYFMRELPGVLGRQFHKYAGDYQKLLCEFLAINPESIEKSTAETPQQRMEWRAFPHTIPTLQILRERGYGIGLISNWDQTAKDVLAQTGIDSYLDHKIISSEIQIEKPDQQIFWHALEKAGVSAAESIYIGDNYYDDVVGSRRVGMESILINPFGKQGIEEIEGVPIITNIGELLEILDLPLKPVY; the protein is encoded by the coding sequence ATGAATTACATTTGGTTTGATCTTGGCTATACCTTAGTGCACACCAATCGGGAGGAGCGTTTTCAGTTACTATTAGAAAAATCAGGCATACATAAATCCGCAGATGAAATTGCTCTTGCCTATCATTTAGCAGATAAATATTTTATGAGGGAGCTCCCTGGCGTATTAGGGAGGCAGTTTCATAAATACGCCGGAGATTATCAGAAATTATTATGCGAGTTTTTAGCAATCAATCCAGAGTCTATTGAAAAATCAACTGCAGAGACGCCTCAGCAAAGAATGGAGTGGAGAGCCTTCCCTCATACGATTCCTACCTTACAAATATTAAGAGAACGGGGATACGGCATTGGTCTCATCTCCAATTGGGATCAAACGGCAAAAGATGTATTAGCGCAAACAGGAATTGATTCTTACTTGGATCATAAAATAATTTCTTCTGAGATTCAAATTGAAAAACCGGATCAGCAAATTTTTTGGCATGCTTTAGAAAAAGCAGGAGTATCAGCAGCTGAGTCTATTTATATTGGTGATAATTACTACGATGATGTGGTTGGCAGCAGAAGGGTAGGAATGGAAAGTATATTAATCAATCCATTCGGCAAACAAGGAATTGAAGAAATTGAAGGAGTTCCGATTATAACTAACATTGGCGAGTTGCTTGAAATACTAGACTTACCATTAAAACCTGTATATTAG
- a CDS encoding MurR/RpiR family transcriptional regulator produces the protein MPDIHEQIKEKFNTLSSAQKNVAHYIFENMEEAVVSSAQKIAEKSNVSEATVHRFAQALQFENFMEMKKEMIQFLHYNRRAVNNLLLTTAAKPDSWLEQHFLQEAENIVSTSKEISQMDIQRAAELLLSARRIWIGGWRMGLSITSFMQFVLNYMLGNCSMIPQGEAAEYTSYFQKGDLVLLSAFPRYDSLTLKIAELAKAKGVSVIGLTDSSLSPICKFTTIHFFAKTKSNSFLDSYTAALSICNAIINEVAYIGGERIKFNINHVEEHFEKFK, from the coding sequence ATGCCAGATATCCATGAACAAATTAAGGAAAAATTTAATACACTCAGCTCTGCTCAAAAAAACGTGGCGCATTATATTTTTGAAAATATGGAGGAAGCGGTTGTTTCGTCTGCACAAAAGATTGCGGAAAAGTCAAATGTTAGTGAAGCTACCGTTCACCGTTTTGCTCAAGCATTACAGTTTGAAAATTTTATGGAAATGAAAAAAGAAATGATTCAATTTCTTCATTACAATCGGCGGGCGGTCAATAATTTGTTGCTGACAACTGCGGCTAAACCAGATTCATGGCTAGAGCAGCACTTTTTACAGGAAGCCGAAAATATTGTGAGTACAAGTAAAGAGATTAGTCAAATGGATATCCAGCGAGCCGCAGAGTTACTGCTATCTGCAAGGAGAATTTGGATAGGCGGCTGGCGCATGGGCTTATCGATTACTTCCTTTATGCAATTCGTGTTGAACTATATGTTAGGAAACTGCTCGATGATTCCACAGGGGGAGGCTGCCGAATATACATCCTATTTTCAGAAGGGGGATCTTGTTTTACTCAGTGCTTTCCCGCGTTATGATTCATTAACATTGAAAATTGCCGAGCTTGCAAAAGCTAAAGGAGTTTCCGTGATTGGTTTGACGGATTCCTCCTTATCTCCGATTTGTAAATTTACAACGATACATTTTTTTGCCAAAACCAAATCTAATAGTTTTTTAGATTCCTATACAGCAGCACTTTCCATCTGTAATGCCATAATTAATGAAGTTGCTTACATAGGCGGAGAACGGATTAAATTCAATATTAATCATGTGGAAGAACATTTTGAGAAATTCAAATAG